A single region of the Fusobacterium sp. IOR10 genome encodes:
- a CDS encoding ATP-binding cassette domain-containing protein, with protein sequence MKVLELDEVSFSYEEEEELIKKISFSLSKNEFLSIIGSSGCGKSTIIKIIGGIEKETSGKIKSLKTAYMPQKDLLLPWRTVIDNILLPIELNKTSISEGRKKGKFYLEKLHLKEYENKLPQDLSGGMRQRVSFIRTLLTEADILLLDEPFSALDAITKGKLQKWLLETLSEFNKSVIFITHDINEALYLSDRILVCQNRPLDSFIEYKLPKVKDEKFIIETKKKILSNIGGEEE encoded by the coding sequence ATGAAGGTTTTAGAATTAGATGAAGTTTCCTTTTCATATGAAGAAGAGGAAGAGCTTATAAAAAAAATATCATTTTCATTAAGTAAAAATGAATTCTTATCAATTATAGGAAGCAGTGGTTGTGGAAAGTCAACTATAATAAAAATTATAGGGGGAATAGAAAAAGAAACAAGTGGGAAGATAAAAAGTTTAAAAACTGCATATATGCCACAAAAAGATTTACTTTTACCATGGAGAACAGTAATTGATAACATACTTTTACCTATAGAATTAAACAAAACATCTATAAGTGAAGGGAGAAAAAAAGGAAAATTTTATTTGGAAAAACTTCATTTAAAGGAATATGAAAACAAGTTACCTCAAGATCTTTCTGGAGGAATGAGGCAAAGGGTATCATTTATAAGAACCCTTTTAACTGAAGCAGATATATTGTTATTAGATGAACCTTTTTCTGCTCTAGATGCAATAACTAAAGGAAAGTTACAAAAATGGTTGTTAGAAACTTTAAGTGAATTTAACAAAAGTGTTATTTTTATAACCCACGATATAAATGAAGCTCTATATTTATCAGATAGAATACTAGTTTGTCAAAATAGACCTCTTGATTCATTTATAGAATATAAATTACCAAAGGTAAAAGATGAAAAATTTATAATAGAAACTAAGAAAAAAATATTGTCAAATATAGGAGGGGAAGAGGAATGA